In Fusobacterium simiae, the sequence AAATCAATTAAATATAGAAAAGATTGTTAAACCTTTTATGATGATGAGAATTTTAAATCCTTTAACTATATTTAAAATTTTAAAATTAGAAAATCATAATATAAAAATATATATAGAAGATAAAATTTTAAAAGAAAATACAGGTCTATATTATTTTTTAAATAAAAAATTTACTTTTTATGAACTTCCAGTAGAAAAATCTATTTATGATTTAAGAATAGATATAGCAGATTTAGTATTTTTAATAACAGGCTATTTTTCTATTGATGATTTAGTCAAAATAGGAAAAATTGATATTACCAATAAAGAAACTCTTAGAAAATTAAAAAGAATATTTTCTAAAAAAAATTCTTATCTTTATGAATTTATATAGCTATAAAATGAAATTTATGATATACTATCTAAGAATATTTAAGTAATTTAAGATTTAAAGACACTAACAGCAAAATTTGAAAACTTAGATTGTCACTCTATGAAAGAGTGTCTTGTTATAATCTTAATAATATATAATTTACAAAATATTAAAGACACTGACAGCAATTAAATTCTAAGGAAAGTAATAGGGCATATGCCTCTACTTTTAAAGTGTCTTGTTAACAAGGGCTTATTATTTAATAAGTCCTTTTTAGTAAATTTCTTTTACAATGGAGGGAGATAAAAATGGAAATTTTAAAAAGAACTTGGAATAATGCAGTTACCAATGAAAGCACATTAAATTTTAATTTGGATATGTTTGCTTATTCTAGTAGAGATCCAAAACAAGATTATGAAAAAAATAGAAATAGATTTAAAAATGCACTAATAGAAAATGATGATATAGCACTTGCTAATTTACTATATACTCTTGATATAAGAAATGGTAAAGGAGAAAGAGCTTTATTTAAGTCATATTTTAAAGCACTTATAGAAATGAATAAAAGCTATGCTATTCAAATACTTCCATATATTTCAGAACTAGGAAGATGGGACTATGTGTTTGAGGGAATAGGAACTGTAATTGAGGAAACTGTATATGACTTTGTTAAAGCATATTTGATGATGGATATAAAAAATTATAATGATAATAAACCTGTTTCTCTTTTAGCAAAGTGGCTACCTTCTATAAAAACTCATAATAAGAAAAATTATTTTGCAGTGAAATTAGTTAAAAAATTAGGTTTAACAGAAAAAGAATATAGAAAGATATTATCTAAGTTAAGAGATAAATTAAATATAGTTGAAAAACATATAACTAATAAAGAATATGAAAAGATAGACTATATTTCAGTACCAAGTAAAGCTATGGTAAAATATAGAAATGTGTTTTTTACAAAAGATGAAGTTAGATTTAAAGAGTTTATTGAAGAACTTAAAGAAAGTAGAAAAACTAAATATGATAATTTATTTATGGATGATTTTGCAAAAATGTATCTAGACAATTTAAGAAAAATAGGAGTAAATTATTTTTCTGGAAGAACTATAAAAGAGGCATATAAAAATTCAATATCATATCTTATAAAAGATTTATCTTTAAAAGAATTAGAAGATAGGCAAATTTTATTACAAAGATTTAAAGATGAGAAAAATTTGATTAATACAATGTGGAAAAAGCAATCTAAGCTAGAATTTGATAAAAATGTGCTTGTAGTAGCTGATACAAGTGGTTCTATGCGAGGTAAACCTTTTGAAACAGCTATTTCTCTTGCAATATATATTTCACAAAATAATAAATCTAAGCAATGGAGGAATAAATTTATAATTTTTTCTAGTAATTGTATTGAATATTCGTATAATAAAGATAGGGAGTTTACAGATATTATAGATGAAATTCCCCTAATTGTACAAAATACAAATGTTGACAGTGTTTTCAAAAAAATATTAAATGATAGTTTAGAAAAAAATCTTCCTCAATTAGATGAAGTGATAATAATTTCTGATATGGAATTTGATAGTGTGCAAAATAAAGAAGATATGAGTAACTTTAAATATTGGAAGTCTGAGTTTGCTAATCATAACTACGAACTACCTAAAATAATATTTTGGAATGTTGCTAGAAATGTAGGTTCATTTCCTGTTACAAAGTTAGATTATGGAACTTGTTTAGTGAGTGGGTATAGTAAAAATATTTTAAAATCTATAATTGATATAGAAAATTTTAATCCTATTGATTTTATGTTAAAAACTTTGGAGGAAAAGAAATATTTTGATATGGTTAAAAATATAAAGAAAAATTTAGATAAAAAAGAATTTTGATTTTTGGAGGAAAAATGATAAAAGTTGGTAAAAGACAAAAATTAGTAATAAATAATTTTTCAAGTGTAGGAGCATATCTATTTGCTGGAACAGATGATGATAAGGATAATATTCTTCTCCCTAACAATGAAATTGAGGGTAAAGATTTAAAAGAGGGAGATGAAGTTGAAGTCTTAATTTACAGGGATAGTGAAGATAGACTTATTGCTACATTTAGAAAAACTGAAGCACTTGTTGGAACACTTGCAAAATTAGAAGTGGTTGATGACAATGAAAGATTAGGTGCATTTTTAGATTGGGGACTTAATAAAGATTTGATGTTGCCTAATTCCCAAAAAGAAACTAAGGTTGAAATTGGTAAAAAATATTTAGTAGGGCTTTATGAAGATAGCAAGGGTAGAGTATCTGCTACAATGAAAATATATAAATTCTTAATGCCTTCAAATGATATAAAAAAAGGTGATACAGTCAATGCAACAGTTTACAGAATAAATGATGAAATAGGTACTTTTGTTGCAGTTGAAGATAGATATTTTGGATTAATTCCTAAAAGTGAATGTTTTGAAAAATATTCTGTTGGAGATGAATTAACTTTAAGAGTTACAAGAGTTAGAGAAGATGGAAAACTAGATTTAAGTCCTAGAAAACTTTTATCTGAGCAAATGGAAAGTGATGCAGAACTTGTGCTTGGTAAGATGAAACTTTTGAAAGAACATTTTCGTTTTAATGATGAAAGTTCATCAGAAGATATAAAAGATTATTTTGGTATAAGTAAGAAAGCTTTTAAAAGAGCTATTGGTAGTTTATTAAAAAACGGTTTGATTGAAAAGAATGGAAATTATTTTATATTGAAAAAATAGGAGATTATATGCAAAAGAAAAATATTTTAATACTTTTTATAATTTTTATTACTCTAAATTTTACTATCTTTTCTAAAAATATTAGAGTTATAAGTGCTGAAAATATTGAAGTTAAAAGTGGCTATTATTATGTAATTGGAGAGAAAGAACCTTTTAGTGGTACCATTGAGTTTTCAGATGAAAATGGAAACATTATGAAAGGTAATTTTGTAAATGGAATTGTTGAAGGAGTAGCAAAAACATATTCTCCTGATGGAAAACTTCTTTCAGAAACACCTTATAAAAACGGTAAACAAAATGGAGTACATAAAAGATATTTTCCAAATGGAAATGTGGAATTGGAAAAGAACTATAAAGATGGTAAAGAAGAAGGAAGAAGAATATCATATTATGAAAATGGAAAAATTAAAATGATAGGAAATTGGGAAAATGGAATTCCTGTTGGAAAAGCAAAATTTTATGATGTAGATGGAAATGAGATTGCTGAAACAAGCTATGAGAATGGAGAGATACAAGTATTTGAAAAATAGAAAATAAAGAATAGATAAAATATACAGCTTTATGTTTCATCAATGATAGCAGATTTTTGATGGAACTTGCAACTATGTATGCTATAAATGAGTGGTAAATATCACTCATTTTTTATTAGTCTTTGATATTCTTTTCCCCACTCACATAACATTTTCAAAACAGGTATAATGCTTTCCCCTATTTCCGTTAAAGAATATTCAACCTTAGGAGGAACTTCTGGATAAATATTCCTTTTTATAATCTTTCGTTCTTCTAATTCTCTTAACTGATTTGTCAAAGTTTTAGTAGTAATCATACCTAATAATTTTTGCAATTCATTAAAACGAATTACTTTTTTTCTTTGAATATTCCAAAGAATTTTAAGTTTCCATTTTCCACTTAGTATATTTATTCCTAAATCCATAGGACACATTTCATCAGCTATTAATGTTTTAGACATTTTTATTCCTTTCATTAAGTATCAAAAAAGATACTATATATTAAAAAAGACCGTACTTTTCAATCTTTTGAGTAAGTAATATAATTATAACAAAAATATTATTATAAAGAAAGAGGAGATAAAAAATGATTATAGATAGTCACGAACATTTGATATTACCAACTGAAAGTCAAATTAAAAAATTAGAAGATGCAGGTGTAGATAAAGCAATTTTATTTACTACCACACCTCACCCTGAAAAAGCAAATACAATACAAGAATTTAAAAATGAAATGAGTATCTTATTTAAAGTTCTATCAGGAGAAAAAAATCATAAAAATGATATGGAAAGAATGAGAAATAATATTAATGATTTAATGGAAGTCTTAAATAAATATCCAAATAAATTTTATGGTTTTGGACCTGTGCCACTTGGTTTAAGTTTAGATGAAACTATTTCTTGGATTGAAAAATATATCATATCCAATAATCTAAAAGGTGTTGGTGAGTTCACTCCTGGAAATGATGAACAAGTAAAACAATTAGAAATAATATTTCAAGCATTAGAAAATTATAGTTATTTACCTATATGGGTACATACTTTTTACCCTGTAACATTGAATGGAATTAATATTTTAATAAACTTGACTAAAAAGTATCCAAAAGTCCCTGTTATTTTTGGGCATATGGGAGGTTATCATTGGATAAATGTGATTGACTTTGTTAAACAAACTCCAAATGCCTATTTAGATTTATCTGCTAGTTTCTCAACACTTGTTGTTAAAATGGCAATAGCAGAAGTACCAAATAAATGTTTGTATAGTTCAGATGCACCTTATGGAGAACCTTTACTTAATAAACAGATGATAGAATATCTTTGTGATGATGAAAAAATAAAAAATGATATTCTAGGAAACAATGTTTTAAAATTACTTAACTTGAATTCTTAGAAAAATCTTGTATAATATTAAAAAAGTTATATGGAGGTATTTTTATGAATGGAGAAGTAGCACAAATATGTAATATAGCATTGGCTAGTAGAAGTGCTTTAAAAACTAAAAATAAAATTTCTTATATACCAAGCAAATACGAAAATAAAATTGAATTCTTATTTACTGAAAATTATAAAGCTGAAAATGTAAATGAATGGTATGATTATTGTATTGAAAAAGGTTTAGAAGATATAAAACTTTTAATGCCAATTTCTGTAAAAGATCCAAACTTACTTGGCTTTGCTAATACAAGTCAAGCTAGTTTAGTTTGTTTTTTTAAAAATAGTTTAATTACTTATTTTACTCCAAATTGGCAATATAAGAATAATGCTTGGAATATCATTTACACAGAATATAAATGGGAAAATCCTCCAAAAGAAAAACCTAAATTTTCTGATAATACAGAAGATTTTAAAAATATACTAAGCAGAATAGCAAGTTTTGCTGATAAAATTGACTTTCATAATTTTGCTAATATTTTTATAGAAGCATTTAATATCTTAAATGGTAAAAGTATTGAAAATATAAAAAATAACTTTTTTGAACAATATTTTTTTGAATTGCCTGAAATAAATAAAAGACTTTTTTATGCCTCAAATATTTCTGATGTTTTTGGTGGTATGGGGTCTTGGAATGACTGTCCTCCTTTCTCGGCTTCTGAAAGAGGTTTAGAAAATGAATATAAAAATCTTTCAAGTGAACTCTTAACACAAATTAGACTTGCACTTTTATATTCTGTAAATGAATGGTAAAATATATTAAAAAATTATACTGGGGGATTTATGGAAATTTTTAAAAAATTAGGTTTAATATTATTAGTTTTAGAAATCATTTTTTTCTAAAATGTATTAAAAAGCCTAAGGAAACTTCAAAAGAAAATTTTAAAGAAAAGGAGAAAGGAGATTTGGAAAATAAAAATTTATCAATTTATGAACTAATAAAAACTTCAATACAACCTAATGGTGAGCTACCAGAGGACTTTAAACTGCCTTCAAAAGATCCTAATGGAGTTCCTTGGGCAGATGGTGCAATGGATGGAGTTTTCATATATCATACAGTTAGAAATGAAGAGGATATTGAATCTTTAAAAAATATTGTATTTCAAATTTCAGAAGAAAAATTTGAAGAAGCTCAAAATAATTTAGAAAATTTAGATTTTTCTATGATTTCAAGAAGTATTTCTTTATTAAATTGGATTATTCAAGAAAAAGAAAAAATAAATGCAAATAATTTATATCAATTTGCTAGTTCACAATTAGCTACCAGCAAAAATATAGAGGTCGTTAAATTTTGCTTATCTGTATTATCAATAATGGATGTTGAAAGAGATATTGATACAATAGAGAAAGTGAAAACTTTAGCTCTTTCAGATGAGTTTACTTTGTACTGTTTAGATATAATAGTAAAATTAGAAAATTCAAATGAAGAAATTTTTAAAATTGCAAAAAAAGTTAAAGATTGGGGAAGGATTCATTCTATTGCATACTTAGAAGTTACTAATAATAAAATAAAAGAATGGGTATTAGAAGAAGGTTGTCATAATGGAGTGCTTCCTGCATACACTGCATTAGCTTGTGCTAAAAAAATAAATTTAATAGAAATATTAAATGATGAGAAAATTTCTAATAAAAAATTTAGTGATATTTCATATCTAATTAATGCTTTACTTGATGAAGGACCTATGATGGGAATTTCTGCCTTAGAAAATAAAGAAATCCTAATTGAAAGATATTTAGAAAAAGCAAAATATTTATCTTCAACAGAAGATGATTATCGTGCCATTATGATGATTAAAGAATACATAAAAGATAATAAAGAAATTGGTAATAAATTTATAAATATCTGTGATGAAATTTTAAATTCTGAAAAAACTAGAAACAAAATAACAGAATTAATAAAAGATGGAAATGGATATGATATAGCAAAATATTTAGGAATTGATACTGATAAGTATGCTTTAAAATATTTAGAAACTAATAATTTTTTAGAAAATCCTTATATAATATATTATATTTTAAAAAGAGAAAATATGGAAAAGCTTGTTTTATTTATTGAAAAAAACTTACCATTAGAAAAATTAAAAGGACTTCCTACTGATAAATTTAACCAAAGAACTAAAAAAGATAAAGAAGTTACTTTTTTAGATACTATGATTAGAAATTTAAGAAATTATACAGGTATAGGAGAAAATCTGATTATTTATGCTTTAAATTCTCCATATGTTGATATGAGATATGGTGCAGTTAATACATTAGAAGGTTGGAAAGAAAAAGGATATATTCTTTCTAATGACATAATAAAAAATCTTAAAAACTTAGAGAAAATTGAAATTGATGATAGGTTAAAAGAAAAATTAAATAAATTAATAAAATAAAAAATTTGGACTATTGTAAACAATTCACAATAGTCCTTTTAAAATTAAAACACTTATTAAAACTATTAAAAAACTTGTTAATGTCCCAATTAGATACTTTTCTGCAAAATCTCTATTTTCCATTTGCTTGAAACGAGCAATACTTTTTGCAGTCAATACAAAACCTATAACTCCAAATTGATTATTCAATAAAAGAATGGCAATAATTATTCTTTCAAGTTTCCCAATAATATTACCCGCTTTCAATTCTTCTGAATTTGTTTTTGAATAAGTTTTAGAAGAAATAGAAATAAATAATTTTCTAATAAAAACAGAAGCAGGGTCTAATATTATAGAAAAAACAGAAATGTAAAGAACTATTATTTTAAAATCTTCATAAGTTTGTAATTTTGTATAAAAATTATTAGTTAAATTTTCTAAATTTAAAATACAATACATTCCTACTATCATAACAATATGGATTAGTTGATTAAGAGAAAAAAATAAAAGTTGCAATCTTCTTTTGGGAAAATATTTTTCTAATTTATTTACTATATAGTTAATTAGAAAATGTAAAACAGAAATAATCAGTCCCAATAAAAATGCTTTTTCACATTGAAATAATATAAAGAATAGAATTTCAAAAATTATAAAATAAATAAGACAATGTAAAATTAAAGTTTTTTTCTCTTGTCTTTTCCTTTCTGAAATAGTTGAAGATTGAAACAAAAAATCTGCCAATAGGTGAACACTTATCAAAATAGCAACTATCATAATTTTTCTCCTTCTATGCTATCCATAGCTTTTAAAATAGCTATTGTTAAATTTCTTAATTCATAAATATTTCCAGTCTTTACAGCCTTTTCAACACTTTGTCTACTAACTCCTAATAATTTTGAAATTTGAGTTGATAATCCTCTTTTTTTACCCTCTGTTATATAAAAATTTTCTTTCTCTAATTGAGTTGAAGTTGGAGTATAATTAATATTTGATGTAAAATCTAATTTCTTTTCAAATTGTAAAAATTTTAAAAGTTCTTTTAAATCTTTATAAACAATAATATTTCCATTACTTATTGGATAAAGAATTTCTGTTAGAAGCATTAGATTATTTTGATATTTACTTTGCTTACCAGATAGTAAATTATTACTATTGATTAAAGAATTGACAATCATATCATATTTAGTTTTGGAATAAAAAAGAACAGAATATTCCAAAGATTTTTTTGCCTCATCAATGGCTTTTCTAGCATTATGATATACAGTACCATCTTGGACAGTGCTACTTGCATTATCAATTTTTATATCCCAAGTTCCTAAGCCTATTCCACAATGTATTTCAATAGGAAAAATAAGCATAGAAAAAATTCTATAATATAGATATGCAGATTGTGGGGAAATAAATAGTCCTTGTATTTCGTCACCAGCACTGAATTCTACTTCTTTTTCAATAGAATTTTTAAAGATTTTATTTAGAATTTTAATATTTTCTATTATAGAATTTTGAATATCATTTCTCTCTTGAATAGCATAAGAACGAGAATTTTTTAAATCTATCATCAATGCAGAATAATTTTTCAATTAGCTCACCTCATACTAAGTTTAACATAATATATAATAAAAAGCAACTCAAATAGATTGCTTTTTAATTTAGCAGACTTTTAAGATTGCTTTTTGAGATTATTTTTTAATTTAGTAATGATGGAAAAAAGAAATTAAAAATGCTATAATTATTAAGAAAATTTTAAAATTGTGGAGGCTGAATAATGTTATTTTTAGCATATTTGTCTATTTTTTCTTTATTATCAACTTTGATAGACTTATCAATATTCTTTTCAATAGCTTCTCTATTTTTTGGTTTAATAATATATTTTGATACTTCTTTTTCATTGCAAGGAATAGCAATTTGTGCTTTTTCCATATTACATTTAATTTCAAGATTATGTTATCATAGTAAGAAAATGACTAATGGGACTTCATCTAAGAGTTTTTATACAAGTTGTAACTTCCTTTCAATTTCTATAGCAACTGTTATTTTTGCCATATCCATTTGGTATACTATTATTAAATTAAAAATAATAACATTAGAAATTTCACCTTTATATATTTTTATTCCAAGTCTTCTTATAGCTTGGGCTATACTTTTTAAGATAGTGGATAGAATTTTTATACACAATAGAGAAACTCAAGAAGTAGTTTTAGGAGATTATTTCACTATTCATAGAAGTAGAAGACATCTTACCCACATATATACTTTTAAATTTAAAGATTCTCCAGATTTTTATTCTACAGGAATGTGGAGATACAAAATTTTTATAGAAAAAATAGGCTCTACATTTTCTTGTACTTTTGGAAAAGGAATTTTTGGAACAACTTATATTACAAATATAAAATTAATTGAAGATGCAAGAATAGATGCTCCTGAAAATACAAATTCATATAGTACTTTTCCTTTTAGAAAGAGAAGTTTAACAAAAAAAGATTATTCCTTTCCTTGGCATATTTTATTACTTGTTAGTGGAATTTCAATATTTGCTTTTGGAATCTTTATTCTTTATGTTGCTCATATAGGAGTTCAAAATTCAGTTCTTAGACTTTTGAAATATATTGAATTATATAAAGTTATTGGAGTAAGTGGAATTATTTTAGGGGTTGCTCTTGTAATAATCGTTATTTTCGTTCTTATTAGATTTATTAGAAAAAAATAAAATTCGGAGGCTTATAAAATGAATGAAACTAAAAAATGGGGCTATGTTTTTGATGAAAAGTTAAATATGTATGTTCCTAATTTACCAAGACAAAAAAAATTTGCAAAAGTACTTTTGATTTTATCATTAATATCTTTTGTTGCTGTTTTAATACAAATATATTTTTTTGATAAAACTTCTTTTGAGAAAATATCATTTTTGGCTGGTACCGGTGTAATTATTTTTCTTTTTTTAGCTTCATATCTTCTTTTAAAAATAAATGTTCATTTGATAGAGAAAAGATTACAAGAAATTGAAAAAATAGAGTTATCAGGTAAATTTGAAATTAAATCTCTAAGAAAAAATATTTGGTTATTTTCATATATCATACTTTTTATTATATTAATTTTTGCACTATCTATTTATATAAGTGTATTATTAAAAGGATTAACATATAAATATATTTTTTATACTATCTTTTTGATTGGAATTATAATTTTTAATTGCTATAAATTTTTAAGAGAGCTTAAAGCTAGAAAATATTTTTTAACTATAAGTGGAAAAACTATAAAAATATATTATGAAAACAATGAAGAAGAATTTATTAAAACAGATAATATAAGCCAAGTTAGATTTTATGTTATTGATACTGGAAGAGGAATAGGGCATAAAAATCCTACTTTACAAATCTTTGATGGTGAAGAAAAAATACTTGTTGAGATGACTATAAAAATAATGGATTATTATTTATTAAAAAAATATTTTACAAAATATAATGTAGTAATAAATGATCAATATAATGAATTTTAATAAAATAAGGTGAATACTATGGAATTATCACAAAAAGATGAAGAATATATTATTTCCCTACTTAAACAGAGAAAAAAGTTAAATGCTGTTGAATTTGTGAAAGAAAAAGCAGGAGTAAGTCTATTAGAAGCTAAACAATATATTGATAAAAAGATAAATAATGAATACTATGAAAAAAATGTATCTATTTCAAAAGAAGATGAGGAATATATATCTTCTTTAATCAAAGAAAATAAAAAATTAGAAGCTGTTGCTTTTCTACATAAAGAAAGGGAAATGAATTTAGAAGAAGCTAAGAATTATGTTGATAGAGAAGAATTTAAGGTTAAAATCTCAACAAAAAAAATTTCTCATAAGAAAACTTATATTTTTAATGAGAAACTGAATATTTTTGTTCCTGATTTAGGAAGACAAAGAAAAATTACAAAAATAATATTAAATATTTTATTAATACTCGTGCCTTTTTCTCTAATACAATTATATTTTTTAGACAGAACTTCATTAGTAAAAATGAGAATTTTTGGTTTTAGCATAGTGTGGATTCCTGTTCTATTAATTCTATATTTTGGACTTATATTAAATATTCATTTTGTAGAAAAAAAGATAAAGGAAATTGAAAATTTAGAACTCTTAAATGAATTTGAGATTAAATCCTATGGAAAAAATATAGAGTTATTTTTTAATGTTATACTTTTTATTATATTATTTTTTGGAATATATGTATTTTTAAAAATGACATTTCAAAAACCAACATATAAAAATATTTTTTGCATTATTTTTTTAATTGGACTTATAATTTTTAATTGCTATGTATTTTTAGAGACACTTAAGAATAGGAAATATTCTTTAAATATAAATGGTAAAACTGTAAAAATATTATATAATAATAATGAAATAAATTCTATAAAAATAGATAACATAAATTTTGTTAAATTTTATGCTAAAAAATTTAAAAGTGGGAGAACTGCCAATGTTCCCACTATGCAAATTTTTAATAAAGAAA encodes:
- a CDS encoding DUF2828 domain-containing protein, yielding MEILKRTWNNAVTNESTLNFNLDMFAYSSRDPKQDYEKNRNRFKNALIENDDIALANLLYTLDIRNGKGERALFKSYFKALIEMNKSYAIQILPYISELGRWDYVFEGIGTVIEETVYDFVKAYLMMDIKNYNDNKPVSLLAKWLPSIKTHNKKNYFAVKLVKKLGLTEKEYRKILSKLRDKLNIVEKHITNKEYEKIDYISVPSKAMVKYRNVFFTKDEVRFKEFIEELKESRKTKYDNLFMDDFAKMYLDNLRKIGVNYFSGRTIKEAYKNSISYLIKDLSLKELEDRQILLQRFKDEKNLINTMWKKQSKLEFDKNVLVVADTSGSMRGKPFETAISLAIYISQNNKSKQWRNKFIIFSSNCIEYSYNKDREFTDIIDEIPLIVQNTNVDSVFKKILNDSLEKNLPQLDEVIIISDMEFDSVQNKEDMSNFKYWKSEFANHNYELPKIIFWNVARNVGSFPVTKLDYGTCLVSGYSKNILKSIIDIENFNPIDFMLKTLEEKKYFDMVKNIKKNLDKKEF
- a CDS encoding CvfB family protein; this translates as MIKVGKRQKLVINNFSSVGAYLFAGTDDDKDNILLPNNEIEGKDLKEGDEVEVLIYRDSEDRLIATFRKTEALVGTLAKLEVVDDNERLGAFLDWGLNKDLMLPNSQKETKVEIGKKYLVGLYEDSKGRVSATMKIYKFLMPSNDIKKGDTVNATVYRINDEIGTFVAVEDRYFGLIPKSECFEKYSVGDELTLRVTRVREDGKLDLSPRKLLSEQMESDAELVLGKMKLLKEHFRFNDESSSEDIKDYFGISKKAFKRAIGSLLKNGLIEKNGNYFILKK
- a CDS encoding toxin-antitoxin system YwqK family antitoxin, with the protein product MQKKNILILFIIFITLNFTIFSKNIRVISAENIEVKSGYYYVIGEKEPFSGTIEFSDENGNIMKGNFVNGIVEGVAKTYSPDGKLLSETPYKNGKQNGVHKRYFPNGNVELEKNYKDGKEEGRRISYYENGKIKMIGNWENGIPVGKAKFYDVDGNEIAETSYENGEIQVFEK
- a CDS encoding winged helix-turn-helix transcriptional regulator yields the protein MSKTLIADEMCPMDLGINILSGKWKLKILWNIQRKKVIRFNELQKLLGMITTKTLTNQLRELEERKIIKRNIYPEVPPKVEYSLTEIGESIIPVLKMLCEWGKEYQRLIKNE
- a CDS encoding amidohydrolase family protein encodes the protein MIIDSHEHLILPTESQIKKLEDAGVDKAILFTTTPHPEKANTIQEFKNEMSILFKVLSGEKNHKNDMERMRNNINDLMEVLNKYPNKFYGFGPVPLGLSLDETISWIEKYIISNNLKGVGEFTPGNDEQVKQLEIIFQALENYSYLPIWVHTFYPVTLNGINILINLTKKYPKVPVIFGHMGGYHWINVIDFVKQTPNAYLDLSASFSTLVVKMAIAEVPNKCLYSSDAPYGEPLLNKQMIEYLCDDEKIKNDILGNNVLKLLNLNS
- a CDS encoding RNA polymerase subunit sigma, with product MNGEVAQICNIALASRSALKTKNKISYIPSKYENKIEFLFTENYKAENVNEWYDYCIEKGLEDIKLLMPISVKDPNLLGFANTSQASLVCFFKNSLITYFTPNWQYKNNAWNIIYTEYKWENPPKEKPKFSDNTEDFKNILSRIASFADKIDFHNFANIFIEAFNILNGKSIENIKNNFFEQYFFELPEINKRLFYASNISDVFGGMGSWNDCPPFSASERGLENEYKNLSSELLTQIRLALLYSVNEW
- a CDS encoding DUF3307 domain-containing protein — encoded protein: MIVAILISVHLLADFLFQSSTISERKRQEKKTLILHCLIYFIIFEILFFILFQCEKAFLLGLIISVLHFLINYIVNKLEKYFPKRRLQLLFFSLNQLIHIVMIVGMYCILNLENLTNNFYTKLQTYEDFKIIVLYISVFSIILDPASVFIRKLFISISSKTYSKTNSEELKAGNIIGKLERIIIAILLLNNQFGVIGFVLTAKSIARFKQMENRDFAEKYLIGTLTSFLIVLISVLILKGLL
- a CDS encoding SatD family protein, producing the protein MKNYSALMIDLKNSRSYAIQERNDIQNSIIENIKILNKIFKNSIEKEVEFSAGDEIQGLFISPQSAYLYYRIFSMLIFPIEIHCGIGLGTWDIKIDNASSTVQDGTVYHNARKAIDEAKKSLEYSVLFYSKTKYDMIVNSLINSNNLLSGKQSKYQNNLMLLTEILYPISNGNIIVYKDLKELLKFLQFEKKLDFTSNINYTPTSTQLEKENFYITEGKKRGLSTQISKLLGVSRQSVEKAVKTGNIYELRNLTIAILKAMDSIEGEKL
- a CDS encoding ABC transporter permease, giving the protein MELSQKDEEYIISLLKQRKKLNAVEFVKEKAGVSLLEAKQYIDKKINNEYYEKNVSISKEDEEYISSLIKENKKLEAVAFLHKEREMNLEEAKNYVDREEFKVKISTKKISHKKTYIFNEKLNIFVPDLGRQRKITKIILNILLILVPFSLIQLYFLDRTSLVKMRIFGFSIVWIPVLLILYFGLILNIHFVEKKIKEIENLELLNEFEIKSYGKNIELFFNVILFIILFFGIYVFLKMTFQKPTYKNIFCIIFLIGLIIFNCYVFLETLKNRKYSLNINGKTVKILYNNNEINSIKIDNINFVKFYAKKFKSGRTANVPTMQIFNKEKNIFVEMSIKTVDYHLLKMYFTKYKVLVDDTYNFLPLTF